A single Leptolyngbya ohadii IS1 DNA region contains:
- a CDS encoding flavin monoamine oxidase family protein — MPRTRLVDLLRKAYQTARLSTTLQIPSDEVEGWLQEQNDSSFGKLQTSRRQFLGGLMLTGATGLLPSGLRVHRESSAAENAQNSVSFIDRNAKVLVVGAGIAGLTAAYRLKQAGVAVDIVEASDRIGGRLKSLSGQAGYPGIVELGGEFIDSRHTCVRSLAAELGLQMGDLKAADKGLEPEVLYFQGQKISHRQVIEEFKPLAQYIAKDLKKLGDRDITYRNPSPYGKQLDRLSLAEYLAQSPASPLIHELVRVAYITEFARDAESQTCLNMLFLIGAEAGEWNTYGVSDERWHVIGGNDLIPKRLADRLSNSIETGVFLESVQMTPAGRYLVSLRQGNTSQERVYEQILLAIPFTVLREVNLAIDLPPLKRQAIEQLGYGSGAKLSLPMQERIWRTRYGSTISVYTDQSFQNTWESARYASGPTGWLTDLRGGREGLHLSEGNPEEQAQTLLASLDRLFPGITEVQRGRAVRAVWSKEPYALGSYSCYLPGQWTKFSGVEQEPVGNVWFAGEHCSVGSQGYMNGACETGEWAAKGILQRLGAIV; from the coding sequence ATGCCGAGAACAAGATTAGTTGACCTGTTACGCAAGGCTTATCAGACCGCTCGCCTTTCCACCACGCTGCAAATTCCCTCGGATGAGGTGGAGGGCTGGCTTCAGGAACAGAATGATTCTTCTTTTGGAAAATTGCAAACTAGCCGCAGGCAGTTTTTAGGTGGGCTGATGCTCACGGGAGCCACAGGCTTACTGCCCTCTGGATTGAGGGTACACCGGGAATCTAGTGCCGCTGAAAATGCTCAAAATTCAGTGAGCTTTATCGATCGCAATGCCAAAGTTCTAGTCGTGGGAGCAGGAATCGCGGGGCTGACTGCCGCCTATCGCCTCAAGCAGGCTGGGGTTGCGGTAGATATTGTGGAGGCGAGCGATCGGATTGGCGGACGCTTGAAGAGTCTATCGGGTCAGGCGGGCTATCCGGGGATAGTGGAATTGGGCGGCGAGTTTATCGATTCCCGTCATACCTGTGTCCGATCGCTGGCGGCGGAGTTGGGTCTGCAAATGGGCGATCTGAAGGCTGCGGACAAGGGACTGGAACCAGAGGTGCTGTACTTCCAGGGGCAAAAGATTAGCCATCGACAGGTAATCGAGGAGTTTAAGCCGCTGGCACAGTACATTGCAAAGGATTTAAAGAAGCTGGGCGATCGGGATATTACCTATCGCAATCCCAGTCCTTATGGGAAGCAGCTCGATCGACTTTCGTTAGCGGAATATCTGGCTCAGTCTCCGGCAAGTCCTTTGATTCATGAACTAGTGCGCGTCGCCTACATCACGGAATTCGCGCGGGATGCCGAGTCGCAGACCTGCCTGAATATGCTGTTCTTGATTGGGGCAGAAGCAGGCGAGTGGAATACCTACGGCGTCAGCGATGAGCGATGGCACGTCATCGGCGGCAATGATCTGATTCCCAAACGGCTTGCCGATCGGCTCAGCAATTCGATCGAAACAGGGGTATTCCTGGAATCGGTACAGATGACCCCCGCCGGACGCTATCTGGTTAGTCTGCGTCAGGGTAATACCAGCCAGGAGCGGGTTTATGAGCAGATTTTACTCGCAATTCCCTTTACGGTGCTGCGGGAAGTGAATTTGGCGATCGACCTCCCCCCATTGAAACGACAGGCAATCGAGCAGCTAGGCTATGGCTCTGGCGCAAAGCTCTCCTTACCCATGCAGGAAAGAATCTGGCGCACCCGCTACGGCAGCACCATCAGCGTCTACACTGATCAGTCCTTTCAGAATACTTGGGAAAGTGCCCGCTATGCGTCCGGTCCTACGGGATGGCTGACGGATTTGCGCGGCGGACGGGAAGGCTTACACCTTAGCGAAGGCAACCCAGAGGAACAGGCTCAAACTTTGTTAGCATCGCTCGATCGTCTCTTTCCAGGCATTACGGAAGTTCAGCGAGGTCGGGCAGTACGAGCCGTCTGGTCAAAAGAACCCTATGCGCTGGGTTCCTATTCCTGCTATCTGCCAGGACAGTGGACGAAGTTTAGCGGCGTTGAACAGGAGCCAGTCGGCAATGTTTGGTTTGCAGGTGAACACTGCTCTGTTGGCTCTCAGGGCTATATGAATGGTGCCTGTGAAACGGGAGAATGGGCAGCGAAAGGAATTTTGCAAAGGCTGGGGGCGATCGTTTAA
- a CDS encoding YciI family protein, with translation MTLPGSAPHGEKSSYPGSSIVGREFMPWFVKIEKGIVDKSTFDRFVPAHKTYVKELISQGHQARTGYWGDFGGGMMLFQAANLEEAETIVAQDPLIQNGCVDYQIHEWRIVVE, from the coding sequence ATGACACTTCCCGGCTCCGCTCCGCACGGCGAAAAATCGAGCTATCCTGGAAGTTCGATCGTGGGGAGGGAATTCATGCCCTGGTTTGTCAAAATTGAAAAGGGGATTGTTGACAAGTCTACCTTTGACCGATTTGTTCCGGCACATAAGACCTATGTGAAGGAGTTAATTAGTCAGGGACACCAGGCAAGAACAGGCTATTGGGGTGACTTTGGCGGCGGAATGATGCTGTTTCAGGCAGCGAACCTGGAGGAAGCAGAGACGATCGTTGCTCAAGACCCACTGATCCAGAACGGCTGTGTAGATTATCAGATTCATGAATGGCGCATCGTCGTTGAGTAG
- the smpB gene encoding SsrA-binding protein SmpB, with the protein MSDSSDGYKIVADNREARFQYEIMETFETGIELRGTEVKSIRQGKVNLRDGFALVRDGEVWLHNVHISPHETTNQVYNHDPRRTRKLLLHAQEIRRLIGQVEQKGLTLVPLKMYLKRGWIKLTLGLARGKKLHDKREDLKRKQAKREIERAIKNY; encoded by the coding sequence ATGAGCGACAGCAGTGACGGCTACAAAATAGTGGCAGACAATCGGGAAGCCCGGTTTCAGTACGAAATCATGGAAACCTTTGAGACGGGGATTGAACTGCGCGGAACCGAAGTGAAGTCCATTCGCCAGGGAAAGGTAAACCTGCGGGATGGGTTTGCCCTGGTGCGGGATGGAGAAGTTTGGCTTCACAACGTTCATATCTCTCCCCACGAGACAACGAACCAGGTGTACAACCACGACCCGCGCCGCACTCGTAAGCTGCTGCTCCATGCTCAGGAGATCCGTCGCCTGATTGGACAGGTCGAACAGAAAGGATTGACGCTGGTGCCGCTCAAGATGTACCTGAAGCGAGGCTGGATCAAATTGACTCTGGGACTAGCGCGAGGCAAGAAACTGCACGACAAGCGGGAAGACCTGAAGCGAAAGCAGGCGAAACGCGAGATCGAACGAGCCATCAAGAATTACTAG
- a CDS encoding RNA recognition motif domain-containing protein: protein MSVRLYVGNLPKELERQELESVFSEFDDSISTKVITDRKTGKCRGFGFVTVKSEEQADEVIEKFNGYQMGDTAIKIERAQPRAKGKEEGAEQAPQSSGTSSNRRNASKGNNNNKSRKVASTDPEAVQPDPRWAQDLEKLKQLLAAQAANP from the coding sequence ATGTCAGTTCGGCTATACGTGGGCAATCTGCCTAAGGAATTGGAGCGTCAGGAGCTAGAATCGGTCTTTTCTGAGTTTGATGATTCTATCTCAACCAAAGTGATCACCGATCGCAAAACGGGTAAGTGTCGCGGCTTCGGCTTCGTTACCGTAAAGAGCGAAGAGCAGGCGGATGAGGTCATTGAGAAATTCAATGGCTATCAGATGGGCGACACCGCCATCAAGATTGAGCGGGCACAGCCTCGTGCCAAAGGCAAGGAAGAGGGTGCAGAGCAGGCTCCTCAAAGCAGCGGTACATCGAGCAATCGGCGTAACGCTAGCAAAGGCAACAACAACAACAAGTCTCGTAAGGTTGCCTCGACCGATCCGGAAGCAGTCCAGCCCGACCCCCGCTGGGCGCAGGATCTGGAAAAGCTCAAGCAGCTTTTGGCAGCTCAGGCAGCTAACCCCTAA